AGGCATCACCACTCGACGTTTGCACCGCCGTTCGCGCTCAGCGACACCCAGGCCTACACCATGGCGAACTCGACGATGATCGTGACGACGTTCCGGGGCACCGAGCCGGTCGAGTTGCGCGATTGGCTGTCGGATGCGACCACTCCGCCCTGGCGGGGACCGGGCAACACCGGTTTCGTCCACTATGGCTTCGCGGAGGCATTGCGCGCGGTGTTCCCGGCAGTGCGTTCGGCCATCGACGAACTGCGCGACGCCGAGCAGACGGTGTGGTTCACCGGGCACAGCCTCGGCGGCGCACTGGCCATGTTGGCCGCGGCCTGGCTGGAGTTCGAGAACCCACGGCTCGCGGCGGACGGCGTGTACACCTTCGGTCAGCCCCGTACCTGTGACCGCACGCTGGCCGATGCCTACGACCGGGCGTTGGCCGGACGTACCTTCCGGGTGGTCAACAACAACGACATCGTCGCCCGGGTTCCACCGGAGCCGGTGTTCCATCACGTTGCGGCCCCGAGGTACCTCGACTCTGCGGGACGCGTCCACGAGTCCATGCCCTTGGTGCCGGGCCTACTCGATCGGGGCCGCGGACTGACCTCGGACCTCTTCGCCCCGGCCAGCGATGGAATACGGGATCACCTGATCAAGGCGTACGTGGCCGCCTTGGAGAAGAACCGCCCGTGACGGCGGCTCCTCCCGCACCCGGCGCCGGACTCCGAGGTTCAGCTGTGGTGGTCGCCGAAGGCCCCGCCCTCGGCGAAGGCCAGCCGGGCGAAGCGTTCGCCGATCCGGCGATGACTTTCGGTGTCCGGGTGCAGATCGTCGGGCAGCGGCAACTCCTCGACGTCGGCCGGGCCGTAGAGCTCCCGGCCGTCGAGATAGTGCAGCCTCGCGTCATCGACTTGCCGCTGGGCGACGATCCGGGCCAGCTCCGCGCGAATGGTCGTGAGGGTGAGTCTTCCGGCGGCGACCTCGGCGGGATCGCCGGTGGCCACGAAGCGCGACTGTCCCGAGGTGAACGCCTCGATATCGAAGGCGCCGGGACCGGGGGTGTCCTCGTGGATGGGACAGGACACCGGTGAGACGACCAGCAAGGGCGTGTCGGGATGTCCGTCGCGGATGGTGTCGAGGAAGCCGTGCACGGCAGGCGGGAAGGCACGCATCCGCATCAGATCGGCGTTGACCAGGTTGATGCCGATCTTGACGCTGATCAGGTCGGCCGGGGTGTCCCGCATGACCCTGGCGGTGAAAGGGTCGAGCAGCGCGTTGCCACTGAACCCCAGATTGATCAGGTCCACCTCGGCGTTCGTGGCGGCGACTGCGGGCCAGCTGCTGCTGGGGGTGGCGGCATTGGCACCCTGGCTGATCGAGCTGCCGTGGTGCAGCCATACCCGGCGCTCGCCGGTTGGTACCGGTTCGACGGGAGCATCGGCACGCAGGGCGACGAGCTCGGTGGTCTCGCGGTGCGGCAACCAGATCTCGACCCTCTTCATCCGCGCGGGTAGCTCGACGAAGCGCAGCGTTCCCGGCCCGCCCGGCTTGGTCTCCGTGGTGCCCGTCGCCAGGTCGATGGCCACGACGTTGCCGCCGTCCACACTGGCCTGGGCGGTGAGCTCGCCGTCGATGCACAGGTCGTACACGCCTGCAGGCCAGGACGGCCCGCCCACATAGAGCTGGGTGGTGCGCAGCGTGGTCAACTCGATGGTGGTGGCCTCGGTGCGAAAGACCAGCCGCACGCCGGACGGCTGCGTCACCGCGTCGGCGAGTAACCCACCCGGACTCTGGGCGACGGCCCACGCGGGTAGTCGTCGCAGTAGGACCCCGGTCGCGGTCTGCTCTAGTTCCAGAGCGCCGTACACGAGCTCCTGGGTGATCGGCACGTTGATCGATGGGTGCATGACTCCGCCCGTTGTGTTCGAGTCCCGATGGGCACGACAGGACCGACGTACCGGACACCGGGGTGCTGGGGAACTGCGGCGGTGCCCAACGGCGTGATCGAAATCCGTGCCTCCGCCTGCGAGGCTACGGAAGATCGCCCGGCCGCCGCGCGGGTCGAGCACGGTCGGATGGCAGCGTGCGACAGGGTGTGCGCTATGCGTGTTCTGTCCAATGCTCTGCGTGATCTCTCGGATCTGGTGTTCCCATCGACCTGCGTGGGTTGTTCGGCAGCGGGCGATTCGCTGTGTCCGGACTGTGTCGCGGAGTTCGGCCCGCCGATGCCGGTGCCGGGCCTGCCGCGATCGGTGTCGGCGCCCTGCTTCGCGTTGGCCCGGTACTCGGGGGCGGCTCGGCAGGCGGTGGTCGCGTACAAGGAGCGCGGCGAGCGGTCGCTCGCCCGACCGCTGGGCCTGCTCGTCGCGGCGGCCCTGCCGTTGTTGTCGTCGGGGTCGTCCGCGCAGGCGGCGTCGGAACCGTGGCTGGTGCCCGCGCCCTCCCGGCCCGCCGTCGCGCGGCGCCGGGGCGGCAACCACGTCGAGCGGCTACTGCGGATCGCGGCGAGGACGGTGGCGGAGAACGGAACGCCCTGCGCGCTGGCGCCGTGTCTGGTGTTGGCCGCCGGGGCGGCGGAGTCGGTCGGGCTCGACGACCGGGAGCGGGCGGCCAATCTGGCGGGGCGGGTGCGTGTCCGACCGGCCGCGTTGCCACCGTCGGGCACCCCGGTGATCCTGGTCGACGACGTGCTGACCACGGGCGCGACCGCAGGCGCCGCGATCACGGCACTCGCCGAGGCGGGCGTGCCGGTCGCCTCGGTCCTGGCATTGACCTCCGCACACCGGGATCGGCGGTAGCACGTCGTCGCCCCTCGCGGGTCGGTGCGTCATTCGATCTTCAACCGAATGGCTGTATCGAGCAAGCGACATTCGGGGGAACTCGAACGGCTTCCGGCTCGTTATCCAGATATGACACGGCCGGACGCGCGCAACTCAGCTCGGATTTCCGAGCCGGGTTTTGTCGCGTTGGGTACCACCCAATCGGGTGATATGAAGATCTTTCGGGGCCGTGTGGCGGGGGTAAAAAGCCCCTGTCAAGCATGGCAATCACGTTCCGTAGCTGCGGTTCGTCCCCCAAGTCGGGTCTGTCATCCAGGTAACAAGCGGGCTAACGTCCAGCGCTACCAGCGTCCGTTCGTTGCCGAACGGCACGGTTGAACAGCGCAGAAGGAGGGGATAAGTACAGCCATCGAGTGATTGATGCCGAGCCCGTCCGGGTGAAGCCAACGCTCGAGCCCAGTGAAGTGTCACTCGCACGACTGCGAGGAGGTCGCGAATGGACATCGTCGTCAAGGGTCGCAACGTAGAGGTGCCCGAGCACTACCGGGCACACGTGGCGGACAAGTTGGATCGCCTCGAACGTTACGACCGCAAGGTCATCAGCTTCGACGTGGAACTCTTCCACGAGCCCAACCCCAGGCAGACGAAGAACTGCCAGCGAGTGGAGATCACCGGCAAGGGCAAGGGGCCGGTCATCCGGGCCGAGGCCACCGCCGCCGACTTCTACGCCGCGTTGGACGGCGCCGTCGCCAAATTGGAGAGCAGACTCCGCCGCGCACACGATCGGCGCAGGGTCCACTACGGGCGACGTAATCCCACATCGGTGGCCGAGGCCACCGCAATCGTTCCCGACGTGCTGCCGGACGCGACCACCGGCCACATCAATGGCAAGCGAGGGAGCACAGCCGTGTTGAAGGCGACCGAAGTCGAGACAGCCGAGCCTCAGCAGGACGACGCCATGCCTGCGCAGCGCTGGCAGGACCTGCCCGCCGCGCACGAGCCCGGCCAGATCGTCCGCGAGAAGGTACATCCCTCCACGCCGATGACCGTCGACCAAGCCCTCTATGAGATGGAGCTGGTCGGCCACGACTTCTACCTCTTCTCCGACGCGGAGAGTGGTCGGCCCAGCGTGGTGTACCGCAGGCGTGGCTTCGACTACGGAGTGATCCAGCTCGCCGCGTGAGCTGCCCGCCTCGGCAGGCGCACCGACCCGCTCCCCGAGGCGATGACGATGCCCCCGATCGACAGGACGCGATGACAAGCGTGTCCGATCGCACCGCCTCCGCCCCGCCGCGCCCGTTCGCGCGGCGGGGCGGAGTGCTGCGGGCGCAGCGATGCCACGCGCCGTACCGGGCGGGTCACCCGTCGGTACCTGGGCGGACGTCGCGAGCGGCTGCCCGACGCGGCTGCACCGACGGCTGTGCGTTCGAGAACGTGTCCGACCACCTTGCATCCCCCGATGGGTGATCGGGCATTCTTAAGGAGGGCATCCGTGTCGAGCGGCCCCGCCGCGAGCTGCATGTATGCCGTCTGCACCCTGTCCATGCCTACGATGGCGGCAAAGCGTCCTGACCGGGCGCATGACGATCAGCTAGTGAGGTCGACCGCATGGTCCTGTCTCGACTGCTCCGCGCCGGCGAGGGCAAGACGCTCAAGCGCCTGCGGGTGATCGCGGCGCACGTCAACTCCCTGGAAGACGACTTCGTCGATCTCACGGACGCCGATCTCCGGGCGAAGACCGACGCGTTCCGCGAACGCCACGCCAAGGGGGAGTCGCTGAACGAGCTGCTTCCCGAAGCATTCGCGGTGGCCAGGGAGGCCGCCAAGCGCACCCTGGGGCAACGCCCCTTCGATGTGCAGATCATGGGTGGTGCCGCACTCCACCTCGGCCAGGTCGCCGAGATGCGCACCGGTGAGGGCAAGACGCTGACCTCGGCGTTGGCCATCTACCTCAACGCCATCCCCGGCGAGGGCGTCCACGTGGTCACCACGAACGACTACCTGGCCAAACGTGACTCCCAGTGGATGGGCCGGGTACACCGCTTCCTGGGACTGAAGGTCGACGTCATCGTCGCGCAGATGACCCCCGCGCAGCGCCGAGAGGCGTATGGCGCGGACATCACCTACGGCACGAACAACGAGTTCGGCTTCGACTACCTGCGTGACAACATGGCCTGGAGCACCAAGGATCTGGTGCAGCGCGGGCACCATTTCGCCGTGGTCGACGAGGTCGACTCGATCCTCATCGACGAGGCCAGGACGCCGCTGATCATCTCCGGTCCCACCGACCAGTCCTCGCGCTGGTACCAGGAGTTCGCCCGGCTCGCGCCGCTGCTCAAGCGCGACGAGCACTACGAGGTGGACGAGCGCAAGCGCACCGTCGGTGTGTCCGAGAAGGGCGTGGAGCTGATCGAGGATCAGCTCGGCATCGACAACCTCTACGAGGCCGCCAACACGCCGCTGGTCGGCTACCTGAACAACGCTCTGAAGGCCAAGGAGCTGTTCAACAAGGACAAGGACTACATCGTCCGAGGCGACGAGGTCGTCATCGTCGACGAGTTCACCGGCCGTGTGCTGTCCGGTCGGCGATACAACGAGGGCATGCACCAGGCCATCGAGGCCAAGGAGCGGGTGCCGATCAAGGCCGAGAACCAGACGCTGGCCACCATCACGCTGCAGAACTACTTCCGGCTGTACGAGAAGCTCGCGGGCATGACCGGTACGGCCCAGACCGAGGCCACCGAGCTGAACCAGATCTACAAGCTGGGTGTGGTCAGCATTCCGACGAACCGGACCGCGGTTCGTAAGGACCAGCCGGACCTCGTCTACAAGACCGAGCAGGCCAAGTTCGACGCGCTCGCCGAGGACATCGAGGAGCGCCACCGCAAGGGCCAGCCGGTCTTGGTCGGTACCACCAGCGTCGAGCGCTCCGAGTACCTGTCGAAGGTGCTCACCAAGATGAGCGTTCCGCACGAGGTGCTCAACGCCAAGCACCACGAGCGGGAGGCGTCGATCATCGCCCGCGCAGGGCTCAAGGGCGCGGTCACGGTGGCCACCAACATGGCCGGTCGTGGTACCGACATCGTGCTCGGCGGCAACCCGGACATCATCGCGGACGAGGAGCTGCGGGCCAGGGGCCTCGACCCGGTGAAGACCCCGGAGGAGTACGAGG
This Actinoalloteichus hymeniacidonis DNA region includes the following protein-coding sequences:
- a CDS encoding lipase family protein, producing the protein MSAPTLNHQITGYDARQAYGMAKAAELAYEDPSRIESTAAEWGFDRIRHHHSTFAPPFALSDTQAYTMANSTMIVTTFRGTEPVELRDWLSDATTPPWRGPGNTGFVHYGFAEALRAVFPAVRSAIDELRDAEQTVWFTGHSLGGALAMLAAAWLEFENPRLAADGVYTFGQPRTCDRTLADAYDRALAGRTFRVVNNNDIVARVPPEPVFHHVAAPRYLDSAGRVHESMPLVPGLLDRGRGLTSDLFAPASDGIRDHLIKAYVAALEKNRP
- a CDS encoding SGNH/GDSL hydrolase family protein; translation: MHPSINVPITQELVYGALELEQTATGVLLRRLPAWAVAQSPGGLLADAVTQPSGVRLVFRTEATTIELTTLRTTQLYVGGPSWPAGVYDLCIDGELTAQASVDGGNVVAIDLATGTTETKPGGPGTLRFVELPARMKRVEIWLPHRETTELVALRADAPVEPVPTGERRVWLHHGSSISQGANAATPSSSWPAVAATNAEVDLINLGFSGNALLDPFTARVMRDTPADLISVKIGINLVNADLMRMRAFPPAVHGFLDTIRDGHPDTPLLVVSPVSCPIHEDTPGPGAFDIEAFTSGQSRFVATGDPAEVAAGRLTLTTIRAELARIVAQRQVDDARLHYLDGRELYGPADVEELPLPDDLHPDTESHRRIGERFARLAFAEGGAFGDHHS
- a CDS encoding ComF family protein, with protein sequence MRVLSNALRDLSDLVFPSTCVGCSAAGDSLCPDCVAEFGPPMPVPGLPRSVSAPCFALARYSGAARQAVVAYKERGERSLARPLGLLVAAALPLLSSGSSAQAASEPWLVPAPSRPAVARRRGGNHVERLLRIAARTVAENGTPCALAPCLVLAAGAAESVGLDDRERAANLAGRVRVRPAALPPSGTPVILVDDVLTTGATAGAAITALAEAGVPVASVLALTSAHRDRR
- the hpf gene encoding ribosome hibernation-promoting factor, HPF/YfiA family, which produces MDIVVKGRNVEVPEHYRAHVADKLDRLERYDRKVISFDVELFHEPNPRQTKNCQRVEITGKGKGPVIRAEATAADFYAALDGAVAKLESRLRRAHDRRRVHYGRRNPTSVAEATAIVPDVLPDATTGHINGKRGSTAVLKATEVETAEPQQDDAMPAQRWQDLPAAHEPGQIVREKVHPSTPMTVDQALYEMELVGHDFYLFSDAESGRPSVVYRRRGFDYGVIQLAA
- the secA gene encoding preprotein translocase subunit SecA, with translation MVLSRLLRAGEGKTLKRLRVIAAHVNSLEDDFVDLTDADLRAKTDAFRERHAKGESLNELLPEAFAVAREAAKRTLGQRPFDVQIMGGAALHLGQVAEMRTGEGKTLTSALAIYLNAIPGEGVHVVTTNDYLAKRDSQWMGRVHRFLGLKVDVIVAQMTPAQRREAYGADITYGTNNEFGFDYLRDNMAWSTKDLVQRGHHFAVVDEVDSILIDEARTPLIISGPTDQSSRWYQEFARLAPLLKRDEHYEVDERKRTVGVSEKGVELIEDQLGIDNLYEAANTPLVGYLNNALKAKELFNKDKDYIVRGDEVVIVDEFTGRVLSGRRYNEGMHQAIEAKERVPIKAENQTLATITLQNYFRLYEKLAGMTGTAQTEATELNQIYKLGVVSIPTNRTAVRKDQPDLVYKTEQAKFDALAEDIEERHRKGQPVLVGTTSVERSEYLSKVLTKMSVPHEVLNAKHHEREASIIARAGLKGAVTVATNMAGRGTDIVLGGNPDIIADEELRARGLDPVKTPEEYEAAWDEVLAETKSTVEAEAAEVRDSGGLYVLGTERHESRRIDNQLRGRAGRQGDPGESRFYLSLGDELMRRFNASMVEAVMNRLRVPENVPIEHKMVTRAILSAQTQVEQQNFEIRKNVLKYDEVMNKQRQVIYAERHRIMEGEDLREQIEHMMTDVLTAYVTSATSDGDVEDWDLEQLWTALKTLYPVSIDHKKLVDESEKGLTKDELLTAVLADAREAYGIREAEINEKIGQENGMRQLERRVLLSVLDRKWREHLYEMDYLKEGIGLRAMAQRDPAIEYQREGFEMFSAMLEALKEESVGFVFNIPVEPAGGAAQAAGAPDPSVAVTVGGSDNADPASAPAGGAASANGRANTNGGARPAANQNGNARNGNGRRPVPPRQPVAPRAEEAVPPALRGKGLGGPGQQRLTYSGPDEGGGVETRGGGSSGTPRQGGSRKDRRAAERAQAKRDKRN